The genomic segment ACGGCCCGCAAATTATCGCTGCATAGCGATTCGTCGTATCGTTTCGAGCGAGGATTGGATCCGGAAGGGGTCGATTGGGCCAGCCGCCGCTGCTGCGAACTGATTTTGCAAACCGCCGGCGGCGAACTGGCAGCCGGCGTAATCGACGTGGGCCGCAAACCAACGGAGCGAGAGCCGATCGTGTTGCGGTTAGGGCAGCTCAAGCACATTCTCGGCATCGAGATCGATACAACCGAAGTTCGACGAATACTTACCGCCCTGGGAAATCGCGAGGAACCGAGGGCAAAAAACCTGGGACCAGGGACGCCGCAGGAAGATCATCTGAAAGTCAGTCCGCCGAGTTGGCGGCGCGATTTAACCCGCGAAATTGATCTCGTCGAAGAAGTGGCCCGCATTCACGGCTACGACGCCATTCCGGAAGACGTGAACGTGCCAATGGCCGCCAGCCATCGGACCGAGCGAGACCGGGTGCTGGCCAAAGTGCGGGAAACATTAGTGGCGGCGGGAGTGGACGAAGCGATGACCATCAGCCTGGTCGAGCCTGCAGCCGCCGAGGCCTTCAGCCCCTGGACGGCGGCGCCGCCGCTGGTTTCCACTACGCCCGTGCTGCGTCGGGCCGACCGCTTGCGGCGCAGCTTAATTCCCAGCCTGCTGGAAGCGCGCCGCCATAACGAGGGGCTGGGCAATCCGCGCGTCGAGTTGTTCGAAATTGCCCGCATTTATTTGCCAAAAAACCAATCGTTGCCCGACGAGCAATTGATGCTGGGGATGACCAGCGGCGGCGATTTTTTCACGGTGAAGGGGATTGTGGAGCGAATCATTTCGCGGCTGAACCCGGCGACAGTGCTCGATGTGTCCGACTGCAAACACGATTTGTTTCTCCCCGGCCAAGCGGTGGAGCTGCGCGTCGGCGGCGAGCGGATTGGTTATCTCGGCGAAGTCAGTCCGGGGGCGCTGAAAAAGTTCGAGCTGCGGGAAGCCACCACGGTGGCCGAAGTGCAAATTGCCGCGCTGGAAAGGATAGCGAAATTGGTTCCGCAAGCGACGGAGCTTTCGCCGTATCCGGCAGTGACGCGCGATCTGAATTTGGTGGTCGATGAACGAGTTCGCTGGGCAGATTTGGCAGCCACGGTCCGAAAGACGGCGGGCAGCGAATTGGAAAGCGTGGAGTACCGCGACACGTACCGCGATTCGCAGCGACTGGGTCAGGGAAAGAAAAGCCAACTTTTAACCATCGCCTTGCGGCGCAAAGATGGAACGCTGACCAATCCTGAAGCGGACACCGTGCGTGATCAAATCGTGGCGGCCTGCGCTCAATTGCATGGGGCCACGCTACGGGTGTGAGAGAACCGCGGCCAGCATTGCAGGGTGGGGCAATCACTGCACCGGCGGCAGTGGATGCACATCGGTGTTTTGCATCGGGTGATAATTGCCAAAACTTTCCGGCGTGGGCGGTATGCCCGGCGCATTGGCTTGGGTGTAGCGCTCCGGCGGCTGCCGAACTACAGGATTGGCCAACGGGGCATACCGATCGCTCCCCGAAGCGTTTACCGCCGGTGACGCAGCCTGCGGACCCACGTTATTGGATGGGGCGGGCTCAGGCGCCGGGCCGTAAGACGCAGGTCGTGACATCGGCTGCATCACGCTGGCGATGCGTAACCCATTTGGCGGCGGTTGGTAAATTGCCGTTTGAGTCGGGGGAGCGGTTACACGCTGCGCCAGTTGCTGGGTCCATTCCCGAGCTTCGGCAAACGATGGATTCAATTCCAAAGCGCGTTGGAAATGGGCCTGGGCCAAGGCGTCCTCGTGATGTTGCTCAAGCAAGATGCCGACGTCGTAATTGGCGATGGCTTCATTGGTCACCGCCTTGAGCTGCAATAAGGCCTCGTCGGGCTTATGCTGATCGACCAGGAGGGTCGCCAAATTATTGCGATAGAGCTGTTTATCGGGCTGCAACTCAGCAGCTTTGGCCAAGTTGGTTTGTGCTTCAGCCGGCATTCCGCGGCGCGCCAAGCACAAGCCCAAATCGTTGTAAGCGGCGGCTTCTTTGGGATTGACTTTGATGGCCCGCTCGTACAGCTTGGTGGCTTCGGCCAGTTGGTTTTGATGATCCATCAAGTGAGCGTAGGACAACAGAGCGGGCACATTGTTGGGGGATTGCTTGAGTGCGTTTTCGTACTGCGAGGCGGCGGCCGTATAGTCGCCGCGTGATTCGCACAAACGAGCGGTGGCCACGTACAACTCGGGAGTGGGCTGTTGCTTTTTCTGGAAGAATCCGCCGCTGGAAGAGGTATCAGAGTCTGCTACTGCCACGGTCGAAGACTTCTTGGCCTTGAACCAACTGGTCGGGGAAGAGCCAAACCAACTCGTGCATCCGGTAAGGGTGCCGGCGGCACAGGCCAGCAAGAT from the Pirellulales bacterium genome contains:
- the pheT gene encoding phenylalanine--tRNA ligase subunit beta, with translation MIVSWNWLKQYVPLAMPPEEFERRLMLAGLNHEETKPVGNDLVIDVEITSNRPDCLGHIGIAREAAVLFGVPLSIPNPQPPQGKTGIAGLTTVKLECPALCYRYTARLIRGVKVQASPSWLVGSLNTLGIAPINNVVDVTNFVLMECGQPLHAFDFQKLEGREIIVREARKGERLEAINHKTYELEPGMCVIADRTRAVGLGGVMGGANSEVTSSTTDVLIEAAEFDPLSIRNTARKLSLHSDSSYRFERGLDPEGVDWASRRCCELILQTAGGELAAGVIDVGRKPTEREPIVLRLGQLKHILGIEIDTTEVRRILTALGNREEPRAKNLGPGTPQEDHLKVSPPSWRRDLTREIDLVEEVARIHGYDAIPEDVNVPMAASHRTERDRVLAKVRETLVAAGVDEAMTISLVEPAAAEAFSPWTAAPPLVSTTPVLRRADRLRRSLIPSLLEARRHNEGLGNPRVELFEIARIYLPKNQSLPDEQLMLGMTSGGDFFTVKGIVERIISRLNPATVLDVSDCKHDLFLPGQAVELRVGGERIGYLGEVSPGALKKFELREATTVAEVQIAALERIAKLVPQATELSPYPAVTRDLNLVVDERVRWADLAATVRKTAGSELESVEYRDTYRDSQRLGQGKKSQLLTIALRRKDGTLTNPEADTVRDQIVAACAQLHGATLRV
- a CDS encoding tetratricopeptide repeat protein, with the translated sequence MRTSFRLTILLACAAGTLTGCTSWFGSSPTSWFKAKKSSTVAVADSDTSSSGGFFQKKQQPTPELYVATARLCESRGDYTAAASQYENALKQSPNNVPALLSYAHLMDHQNQLAEATKLYERAIKVNPKEAAAYNDLGLCLARRGMPAEAQTNLAKAAELQPDKQLYRNNLATLLVDQHKPDEALLQLKAVTNEAIANYDVGILLEQHHEDALAQAHFQRALELNPSFAEAREWTQQLAQRVTAPPTQTAIYQPPPNGLRIASVMQPMSRPASYGPAPEPAPSNNVGPQAASPAVNASGSDRYAPLANPVVRQPPERYTQANAPGIPPTPESFGNYHPMQNTDVHPLPPVQ